From the Conger conger chromosome 14, fConCon1.1, whole genome shotgun sequence genome, one window contains:
- the LOC133109828 gene encoding protein kinase C delta type-like has translation MAPFLRIAFNAFDLGALPPLPKEPFCAINLKESLITERGKTLVQKKPTMFPPWKSTIDAHIYEGRVLQVLLMKTNEESLSEVSVGVSVLAERCKKGNGRAEFWMDMQPTGKVRMEVQVFSDENDAESVKHSLKEAAGEVATLNRRRGAIKQAKIHYIKQHEFITTFFKQFTFCSVCREFVWGLNKQGYKCRQCNAAIHKKCIDKIIGRCTGTATDSRDTMFQKERFKIDMPHRFKVNNYMSPTFCDHCGSLLWGIVKQGLKCEECAMNIHQKCQTKVANMCGVNQKLLAEALNQISKKPNMFDSGIYQEACADIPSISPEPTPVTTPSHSKRFGIDNFVFHKVLGKGSFGKVMLAELKGHGEFFAVKALKKDVVLMDDDVECTMVEKRVLSLAWEYPFLTHVFSTFQTKEHLFFVMEYLNGGDLMFHIQSKERFDLQRATFYAAEITCGLQFLHSKGIVYRDLKLDNVMLDRDGHIKIADFGMCKENMFGENYATTFCGTPDYIAPEILQGKAYTFSVDWWSFGVLVFEMLIGQSPFHGDDEDELFEAIRKDTPRYPTWITKESKDLMEKLFVREPSQRLGVVGNIRMHPFFRTINWTALEKRQIEPPFKPKVKSHNDCSNFDREFLCEKARLTHGDKSFIDSMDPKAFAGFSFVNPKMEQILQKRK, from the exons ATGGCTCCATTCTTGAGGATTGCTTTCAATGCCTTCGACCTGGGTGCCCTGCCCCCACTGCCTAAAGAGCCCTTCTGTGCCATAAATCTGAAAGAGTCCCTGATCACAG agcgAGGGAAGACCCTAGTGCAGAAGAAACCCACCATGTTCCCACCTTGGAAGTCCACAATCGATGCCCACATCTATGAGGGGCGTGTCCTTCAGGTGCTGCTGATGAAGACCAATGAGGAGTCACTGTCGGAGGTCtctgtgggcgtgtctgtgcTCGCCGAGCGCTGCAAGAAGGGCAATGGCCGTGCTGAGTTctgg ATGGACATGCAGCCCACAGGGAAGGTCAGGATGGAAGTTCAGGTCTTCTCGGATGAAAATGATGCTG AGTCTGTGAAGCACTCACTGAAGGAGGCAGCTGGGGAAGTGGCGACACTGAACCGACGACGAGGCGCCATCAAGCAGGCCAAGATCCATTACATCAAGCAGCACGAGTTCATCACAACCTTCTTCAAGCAGTTTACCTTCTGCTCTGTGTGCCGGGAGTTTGTCTG GGGACTCAATAAACAAGGCTACAAGTGTAGAC AATGCAATGCGGCCATACACAAGAAGTGCATCGACAAAATAATAGGGCGATGCACAGGAACGGCGACCGACAGCCGGGACACCATG TTCCAGAAGGAGCGCTTCAAGATCGATATGCCCCACCGCTTCAAGGTTAACAACTACATGAGCCCCACCTTCTGTGACCACTGCGGCAGCCTGCTGTGGGGTATCGTCAAGCAAGGCCTCAAGTGTGAAG AGTGTGCAATGAACATCCATCAGAAGTGCCAGACCAAAGTGGCCAACATGTGTGGGGTTAACCAGAAGCTCCTCGCCGAGGCACTCAATCAAATCAGCAAG AAACCCAACATGTTTGACAGTGGGATCTATCAGGAAGCCTGTG CTGATATACCCAGCATCAGTCCTGAGCCCACCCCCGTAACCACCCCAAGCCACAGCAAGCGCTTTGGGATAGACAACTTTGTGTTCCACAAGGTGCTTGGAAAGGGGAGCTTCGGCAAG GTCATGCTGGCGGAGTTGAAAGGGCACGGTGAGTTCTTCGCAGTGAAGGCTCTGAAGAAGGACGTGGTGCTGATGGATGATGACGTGGAGTGCACCATGGTGGAGAAGAGAGTGTTGTCCCTGGCCTGGGAGTACCCCTTCCTCACACACGTGTTCTCTACCTTCCAGACAAAG GAACACCTGTTCTTTGTCATGGAGTACCTGAACGGAGGAGACCTGATGTTCCACATACAGAGCAAGGAGCGCTTTGACCTGCAGAGAGCCAC GTTCTATGCTGCAGAAATAACCTGTGGGCTCCAGTTTCTGCACTCCAAAGGAATAGTCTACAG GGACCTGAAACTGGACAATGTGATGCTGGACCGTGATGGACACATTAAGATTGCTGATTTCGGGATGTGCAAGGAGAATATGTTTGGGGAGAATTATGCCACAACGTTCTGTGGAACGCCTGACTACATTGCACCGGAG ATCCTCCAGGGTAAAGCATACACCTTTTCAGTGGACTGGTGGTCATTCGGGGTGCTGGTTTTTGAGATGCTGATTGGTCAGTCGCCCTTCCATGGAGACGATGAGGATGAGCTCTTTGAGGCGATTCGCAAGGACACCCCACGCTACCCAACCTGGATCACCAAGGAGTCCAAGGACCTGATGGAGAAG CTGTTTGTGAGAGAGCCGAGCCAAAGGCTGGGTGTTGTCGGAAACATCCGCATGCACCCCTTCTTCAGGACCATCAACTGGACAGCCCTTGAAAAAAGGCAGATAGAACCCCCCTTCAAGCCAAAAGTG AAATCTCACAATGACTGCAGCAACTTTGACCGGGAGTTCCTGTGTGAGAAGGCCCGCCTCACCCACGGCGACAAGAGCTTCATCGACTCCATGGATCCAAAGGCGTTTGCTGGCTTCTCCTTCGTCAATCCCAAGATGGAGCAGATCCTGCAGAAGAGGAAATAA